The following proteins come from a genomic window of Nicotiana tomentosiformis chromosome 12, ASM39032v3, whole genome shotgun sequence:
- the LOC104104686 gene encoding ACT domain-containing protein ACR4-like isoform X2 — protein MGNGLWMYFMLLMSMEISSLKIMLPNAFSRYFVLQSLGPRGCSFRSLARSVGVQSAAEQTTIELTGRDRPGLLSEIFAVLTDHRCNVIAAEVWTHNSRMASVVYISDEENGLAIDDTDRLAKIRQLLLYVLKGDRDRPSANTAVSVDSTHKERRLHQMMYADRDYDKDDTNCISSDRTKPLVTVENCTDKGYTVVNLRGPDRPKLIFDTVCTLTDMQYVVYHGTIIAEGREAYQEYYIRHMDGCPISSEAERQRVIQCLEAAIKRRTSNGIRLELCGDDRIGFLSDVTRIFRENGLSVSRAEVTTRGSQAVNVFYVTDASGSQVKSETIEAVRKEIGQTVLRVKDDVYSDSPPQQTARFSLGHIFRSSSEKFLFNLGLIKSCS, from the exons ATGGGGAATGGTTTATGGATG TATTTCATGTTACTGATGAGTATGGAAATAAGCTCTCTGAAGATAATGTTGCCGAACGCATTCAGCAG ATATTTTGTGTTGCAGTCACTAGGACCGAGGGGTTGCAGCTTCCGGTCTTTGGCAAGATCCGTGGGTGTTCAATCTGCAGCAGAGCAGACAACCATAGAATTGACTGGTCGAGACCGCCCAGGATTACTCTCGGAGATCTTTGCTGTGCTCACTGACCACAGATGTAATGTAATAGCAGCAGAAGTCTGGACTCATAATTCAAGAATGGCATCAGTTGTGTACATAAGTGATGAAGAAAATGGATTGGCAATAGATGATACTGATCGGCTTGCTAAAATCAGGCAATTGCTGTTGTACGTTTTAAAAGGAGACAGAGACAGGCCAAGTGCCAACACTGCAGTTTCAGTTGATTCCACTCATAAAGAGAGGAGACTACATCAAATGATGTACGCTGATCGTGATTATGATAAGGATGATACAAATTGCATATCAAGTGACCGAACCAAGCCCCTAGTGACTGTAGAGAATTGTACAGACAAAGGCTATACTGTGGTGAATTTAAGAGGTCCAGACCGCCCTAAGCTGATCTTTGATACAGTGTGCACGCTAACAGATATGCAGTATGTGGTATATCATGGTACCATCATTGCTGAAGGACGGGAGGCTTATCAG GAATATTACATTAGGCATATGGATGGCTGCCCAATTAGTTCTGAAGCAGAGAGACAACGTGTGATACAATGCTTGGAGGCAGCTATCAAGAGGCGAACTTCTAAT GGAATAAGACTGGAACTATGTGGTGATGACAGAATTGGGTTTCTATCAGATGTAACTCGTATATTTAGGGAGAATGGTCTTTCTGTTTCGAGGGCTGAGGTTACTACAAGGGGCTCACAAGCTGTTAATGTTTTCTATGTTACTGATGCATCAGGAAGTCAAGTTAAAAGTGAAACCATTGAAGCAGTCCGTAAAGAAATAGGTCAGACTGTTCTTCGTGTCAAGGACGACGTCTACTCTGATTCACCACCACAGCAAACTGCTAGATTCTCTTTGGGACATATATTCAGATCAAGCTCAGAGAAATTTCTCTTCAACTTGGGACTAATAAAGTCATGTTCTTGA
- the LOC104104686 gene encoding ACT domain-containing protein ACR4-like isoform X1: protein MDYWSSSLTVDDEFEKLVLRMNPPRVTVDNTSDKKTTLIKVDSANKRGSLLEVVQVLTDLNLIIRRAYISSDGEWFMDVFHVTDEYGNKLSEDNVAERIQQSLGPRGCSFRSLARSVGVQSAAEQTTIELTGRDRPGLLSEIFAVLTDHRCNVIAAEVWTHNSRMASVVYISDEENGLAIDDTDRLAKIRQLLLYVLKGDRDRPSANTAVSVDSTHKERRLHQMMYADRDYDKDDTNCISSDRTKPLVTVENCTDKGYTVVNLRGPDRPKLIFDTVCTLTDMQYVVYHGTIIAEGREAYQEYYIRHMDGCPISSEAERQRVIQCLEAAIKRRTSNGIRLELCGDDRIGFLSDVTRIFRENGLSVSRAEVTTRGSQAVNVFYVTDASGSQVKSETIEAVRKEIGQTVLRVKDDVYSDSPPQQTARFSLGHIFRSSSEKFLFNLGLIKSCS, encoded by the exons ATGGATTACTGGTCTTCTTCTCTCACTGTCGATGATGAATTCGAGAAGCTTGTACTTAGAATGAACCCACCAAG GGTTACTGTTGATAATACATCTGATAAGAAAACAACTCTGATCAAG GTTGATAGTGCAAATAAGAGAGGAAGCTTATTGGAAGTGGTTCAGGTTCTTACTGACTTGAACCTCATAATCAGGAGAGCTTATATATCTTCTGATGGGGAATGGTTTATGGATG TATTTCATGTTACTGATGAGTATGGAAATAAGCTCTCTGAAGATAATGTTGCCGAACGCATTCAGCAG TCACTAGGACCGAGGGGTTGCAGCTTCCGGTCTTTGGCAAGATCCGTGGGTGTTCAATCTGCAGCAGAGCAGACAACCATAGAATTGACTGGTCGAGACCGCCCAGGATTACTCTCGGAGATCTTTGCTGTGCTCACTGACCACAGATGTAATGTAATAGCAGCAGAAGTCTGGACTCATAATTCAAGAATGGCATCAGTTGTGTACATAAGTGATGAAGAAAATGGATTGGCAATAGATGATACTGATCGGCTTGCTAAAATCAGGCAATTGCTGTTGTACGTTTTAAAAGGAGACAGAGACAGGCCAAGTGCCAACACTGCAGTTTCAGTTGATTCCACTCATAAAGAGAGGAGACTACATCAAATGATGTACGCTGATCGTGATTATGATAAGGATGATACAAATTGCATATCAAGTGACCGAACCAAGCCCCTAGTGACTGTAGAGAATTGTACAGACAAAGGCTATACTGTGGTGAATTTAAGAGGTCCAGACCGCCCTAAGCTGATCTTTGATACAGTGTGCACGCTAACAGATATGCAGTATGTGGTATATCATGGTACCATCATTGCTGAAGGACGGGAGGCTTATCAG GAATATTACATTAGGCATATGGATGGCTGCCCAATTAGTTCTGAAGCAGAGAGACAACGTGTGATACAATGCTTGGAGGCAGCTATCAAGAGGCGAACTTCTAAT GGAATAAGACTGGAACTATGTGGTGATGACAGAATTGGGTTTCTATCAGATGTAACTCGTATATTTAGGGAGAATGGTCTTTCTGTTTCGAGGGCTGAGGTTACTACAAGGGGCTCACAAGCTGTTAATGTTTTCTATGTTACTGATGCATCAGGAAGTCAAGTTAAAAGTGAAACCATTGAAGCAGTCCGTAAAGAAATAGGTCAGACTGTTCTTCGTGTCAAGGACGACGTCTACTCTGATTCACCACCACAGCAAACTGCTAGATTCTCTTTGGGACATATATTCAGATCAAGCTCAGAGAAATTTCTCTTCAACTTGGGACTAATAAAGTCATGTTCTTGA
- the LOC138902677 gene encoding uncharacterized protein translates to MGMDWLYSCFAKLDCRTRTIRFEFPNDPVIEWKGGDVVPKGRFISYLKDTEMINKGCIYHLVRVTDTNAEAPTLESVPVVNGFSGVFPEELHGIPPNREIDFVIDVVPYMHPISIPPYRMAPEELKALKEQLKDLLEKGFMRPSV, encoded by the coding sequence atgggaatggactggctttattcatgttttgccaagcttgattgccgaaccaggactattaggttcgaatttcccaatgatccagttattgagtggaaggggggtGATGTGgtaccgaagggtaggtttatttcttaccttaaggacacagagatgattaacaaggggtgtatctaccatttggtccgggtaaCGGACACCAacgctgaggcacctacacttgagtctgtgcctgttgtgaatggaTTTTCGGGAGTCTTTCCAGAAGAGCTCCATGGGATCCCACCAAACAGAGAGATTGATTTTGTGATTGATGTGGTGCCATAcatgcatcctatatctattccaccctacagaatggcaccggaaGAATTGAAGGCACTAAAGGAGCAACTGAAGGACTTGTTAGAAAAGGGCTTCATGCGGCCGAGTGTGTag